A section of the Telopea speciosissima isolate NSW1024214 ecotype Mountain lineage chromosome 3, Tspe_v1, whole genome shotgun sequence genome encodes:
- the LOC122655761 gene encoding protein CANDIDATE G-PROTEIN COUPLED RECEPTOR 2-like, whose product MKVLEEVAEVPFPFPGELHSLTERGDYNQRFPGWLFNCHGLWHNLSLIVPSVLFVVYLSLKARKSFTKLSHGRSYIMIAYYGLLWLVSVLNLAWCSLQTWECTPGKEFSWNFLSLFTTSGMLFLEISLVAFLLQGNYDSGLDALTRTFVVSGIIVGADVLLKAIYVFGFEIPLFIDSEETTHRVKWGLWVVHKLLLTAVYCFILCMYHSKWREKLPARPAFYNYILVMFSLNVTALFACGLVGNGVGFGFWLYDLTTICYHAFYLPLLFITFLADFFQEEYLNLENAYYSEMKDAGFFDADWN is encoded by the exons ATGAAAGTACTGGAAGAAGTCGCAGAGGTTCCATTTCCTTTCCCTGGGGAATTACATTCCCTCACCGAAAGAGGGGATTACAATCAGAGATTTCCCGGTTGGCTGTTTAATTGCCATGGTTTGTGGCACAATCTTTCGTTGATTGTTCCTTCGGTTCTTTTTGTTGTGTACTTGTCGTTGAAGGCGAGGAAGAGCTTCACGAAGCTCTCTCATGGCAGATCCTATATCATGATTGCTTATTACGGGCTTCTGTGGCTCGTCAGTGTGCTCAATCTGGCTTGGTGTTCCCTGCAG ACTTGGGAATGCACTCCTGGGAAAGAGTTTTCTTGGAATTTTTTATCGTTGTTTACAACATCTGGAATGCTATTCTTGGAAATTAGCTTGGTGGCATTTTTACTCCAAGGGAATTACGACAGCGGATTGGATGCTCTAACACGCACTTTTGTAGTCTCTGGGATCATTGTTGGTGCAGATGTACTTCTTAAG GCAATTTATGTGTTTGGTTTTGAGATTCCACTGTTCATTGATAGTGAGGAAACCACGCATAGGGTGAAGTGGGGTTTGTGGGTTGTCCACAAGTTATTGCTTACCGCAGTGTATTGCTTCATTTTGTGCATGTATCACTCAAAATGGAGAGAGAAATTACCTG CCCGACCTGCATTCTACAACTACATCTTGGTGATGTTCTCCTTGAATGTAACTGCATTGTTTGCATGTGGGCTCGTAGGAAATGGTGTTGGCTTTGGTTTCTG GTTGTATGATCTCACCACTATATGCTACCATGCCTTCTATCTTCCCCTGTTGTTCATTACATTTCTGGCAGACTTCTTCCAG GAGGAATATTTGAATTTGGAAAATGCTTATTACTCTGAGATGAAGGACGCTGGGTTCTTTGATGCTGATTGGAATTGA
- the LOC122654067 gene encoding flavonoid 3'-monooxygenase-like: MMTPISLVLYSLFFASIVYYCFNFLFNRYPRPLPPGPKPWPIIGNLPHLGPKPHHSLAALARIYGPLMHLRLGSVHVVIAASASVASQFLKTHDTNFSSRPPNSGAKHIAYNYQDLVFAPYGPRWRMLRKICSVHLFSAKALDDFRHVRQEEVAVLTKQLAVAGRVALVNVGQLLNVCTTNALSRVMIGWRVFGEGEGIENSKSQEFKDMVVELMVLAGVFNIGDFVPALEWLDLQGVASKMKKLHARFDAFLNAIIAEHESSGVNGDGSQKHSDLLSTLISLKNDADGEGGKLSDTEIKALLLDLFTAGTDTSSSTVEWALAELIRHPQIMAQAQQELDSVIGPDRLVTESDLPNLPYLQAIIKETFRLHPSTPLSLPRMATEGCEINGYHIPKDSTLLVNVWAISRDPEIWPEPLEFRPERFLPGSKQAHIDIKGNDFEVIPFGAGRRICAGMSLGLRMVQLLTATLVHAFDWVLPEAQTPEKLNMEEAYGLTLQRAMPLMVFTRPRLAPQLYGTTLKA, translated from the exons ATGATGACACCCATCTCCCTTGTACTCTACTCccttttcttcgcttccatcgTTTACTATTGTTTCAATTTCCTCTTTAACAGATACCCACGACCACTCCCTCCAGGTCCTAAACCATGGCCTATCATCGGCAACCTTCCTCACCTTGGCCCCAAGCCTCACCACTCTCTCGCCGCTTTGGCTCGTATCTATGGCCCTCTCATGCATTTAAGGCTTGGATCTGTCCATGTTGTCATCGCTGCATCAGCTTCCGTTGCTTCTCAGTTCCTGAAAACCCACGACACCAATTTCTCTAGCCGACCACCTAACTCAGGTGCTAAACACATCGCTTATAACTATCAAGACCTTGTCTTTGCACCCTACGGTCCACGTTGGCGCATGCTCCGTAAGATCTGCTCCGTTCATCTGTTCTCCGCTAAAGCTTTGGATGATTTTCGTCATGTCCGACAG GAGGAGGTGGCGGTACTGACGAAGCAATTAGCAGTGGCGGGACGAGTGGCGCTAGTGAACGTTGGACAGTTGCTGAACGTGTGCACCACAAATGCTCTTTCAAGGGTGATGATTGGGTGGAGAGTGTTTGGGGAAGGTGAAGGTATCGAGAACTCGAAGTCGCAGGAGTTTAAGGATATGGTGGTGGAATTAATGGTTCTTGCTGGAGTATTTAATATTGGAGATTTTGTTCCAGCGCTTGAATGGTTGGATTTACAAGGAGTGGCGTCTAAGATGAAGAAGTTACACGCGAGATTCGACGCTTTCTTGAACGCTATCATTGCTGAACATGAGTCTTCTGGTGTGAATGGCGATGGGTCTCAGAAACATAGCGATTTGTTGAGTACTCTAATTTCCTTGAAGAATGATGCCGACGGCGAGGGTGGGAAGCTCTCCGACACAGAGATTAAAGCCTTGCtcttg GACTTATTCACGGCGGGAACTGACACATCATCAAGCACAGTGGAGTGGGCCTTGGCGGAGCTCATTCGTCACCCTCAAATCATGGCCCAAGCCCAACAGGAACTGGACTCTGTTATTGGTCCAGACCGGCTGGTGACCGAATCGGATCTACCTAATCTCCCATACTTACAAGCCATCATCAAAGAAACGTTTCGTCTCCATCCATCAACACCATTGTCACTCCCACGAATGGCGACCGAGGGGTGTGAGATCAACGGCTACCACATTCCGAAGGATTCCACACTTCTTGTCAACGTATGGGCCATTTCACGTGACCCAGAAATTTGGCCCGAACCGCTAGAGTTCCGGCCCGAGAGATTCCTCCCTGGTAGTAAACAAGCCCACATTGATATTAAGGGGAACGATTTTGAAGTTATACCCTTTGGAGCAGGGAGGAGAATATGTGCAGGAATGAGTCTTGGGTTGCGAATGGTTCAACTCTTGACTGCCACTTTGGTTCATGCATTTGATTGGGTCTTGCCGGAGGCCCAAACTCCAGAGAAGCTGAACATGGAAGAGGCGTATGGGCTAACCTTGCAAAGAGCCATGCCCCTAATGGTGTTTACACGCCCAAGATTGGCCCCACAGTTGTATGGCACCACTCTTAAAGCTTGA